The following DNA comes from Occultella kanbiaonis.
GTCACCGAGATCCCGCCCGACGCCACGCACTCGATCGCCATTCCCGAGGACAACGTCTGGCTCGGCTACGTTCCGGTGTCCGCCACGGGAATGGTCACCGTCGACGTTCGAACCACCACCGACGCCGACCCGGTCCTGACCGTGATCTCCCCGGACGGCACCTATCAGGACCAGGACGACCGGGGCAGCGAGTCGGCCGCCCAGTACGGCGGGAATCAGTGGGACCCGTATCTCACGTTCCCGGTCGAGCCAGGGGTGTACCTCGTGATGGTCTCCGACTGGACCGGAGCCGAGTCCGAGGCGAGTATCGCCGTCACGGTGGACTGACCCGCCCGCACCGCGCCGGATCGGACCGCGGGGAACAATCCTCTCGATCACCGGACGCGGTGATCGCGCGAACCATAGAATCCAGATGCCTCGGCTGCGGCCCGGCCTCCCGTCGTTGCCCTATCTCACCGGACCCCGTGGGCCCACTGCGTTGGAGGTTTCTATGAGTGCACCTGCTGGCTGGTTCCCCGATCCTGAGGGACAGGACCGTCTCCGATACTGGGACGGCGCCGCCTGGACCGAGAACTACGCCCCCCGGCCCGCCGGGGCCGCCCCGGCCGCTGATGCGTCGGCAGCGCCGACCGCCCCGTTCACGCCGGCGCCGACCACGCCCGCCCCAGCGGTCGCAGCCGCTGCCCCTGGTGTGGCTGCCCCGGCCCCCGTCGGCTACCCGCAGGCGGGGCCGTACGGCGGTCCCGCCGTGCCGCCCGTTCCCGGCGTCCCGTCCGGCGGCTACGGCCAGGCGAGCGCGCCGGGTGGTCACGTCCAGGCGGGCGCACCGGCCGGTTATGGCCAGGCCGGCGGGTACGGGCAGCCCGGTGGCCCGGGTGCCTACGGCGGTGGCTACGGCCAGGGCGGCGGGCCGCAGAGGAAGAACACCGGCCTGATCGTCGCGATCGTCGCGGTCCTGGTCGTCGCGCTCGGGGTGGGCGGCTACTTCGGGTTCCGCGCCCTCAACCCCGACGATCCGGAGCCGACCGCAGGACCCGGGCCGACCAGCGCTCCGACCGACGCCCCCACGGACACACCGACCGAACCCGTCGAGGGCCCCACCGACGCTCCAACCGGCGACATGCCGGAGATGGTCGCGACGCTCACACTGGGTACGGCACTGCCAGGCTCCTTCGCGGCGGACGGGAGCTGGGGCGCCCTGCTCCCGATCACCA
Coding sequences within:
- a CDS encoding DUF2510 domain-containing protein produces the protein MSAPAGWFPDPEGQDRLRYWDGAAWTENYAPRPAGAAPAADASAAPTAPFTPAPTTPAPAVAAAAPGVAAPAPVGYPQAGPYGGPAVPPVPGVPSGGYGQASAPGGHVQAGAPAGYGQAGGYGQPGGPGAYGGGYGQGGGPQRKNTGLIVAIVAVLVVALGVGGYFGFRALNPDDPEPTAGPGPTSAPTDAPTDTPTEPVEGPTDAPTGDMPEMVATLTLGTALPGSFAADGSWGALLPITTPGVYLLHGLADGAEDLELTVYDEGLNAISFIDDVPQGADVLQPNSLNPLLPIYLEAGQYAVVITELAGAPASFQVLAEDLTAIPELPQNTDVTISMTAGNVWVNYVVVDAAGTMTIDARTTNDADLLMTVISPLGGWIANDDRGPDIAGQVGGDTYDPFVEEAVDPGVYILMMSEYSDGAGEAVVTVGVG